One part of the Glycine soja cultivar W05 chromosome 11, ASM419377v2, whole genome shotgun sequence genome encodes these proteins:
- the LOC114372858 gene encoding N-alpha-acetyltransferase 35, NatC auxiliary subunit-like isoform X4 encodes MAEDGSLPPRASIPSGDNSVWADVSPLLQAACQDLQEGELIHGDNFNLFAAMSALEIMDPKMDSGIACTYYSLDEAIENGVAPIPISADKTTDVRCMIDIMDHLLACEVSLSKGAEKFLSFSKTYSNISIVRLTNATWHKGHSLAQTVYSCLYLLRPERTSSHALLHSYCKVIRATCKAILSVVSQARTHEEEDLFTMAYGLPLSGDGDEKCLSMLNAVEETISRQLRACKVSSSKRRVSEDIEPLQNNPDLEEGYCKALLCRLRFRKHFYHLLMSMKRPQGRGLELARKHIASCISEIDYIRKCSEFLRANAHGISEQNLDNTTASGCQPIGFDASLNCRLSAPTPPRSIKIHSWEKALEYFMKLLQDLDVVCSYSLDPSLEAALLFVVKFQKSRPDLVARAHLQLLLVQDGKLYGRDPMFSMITGAAGLPGVTENYDFQKNEFMVQLGQLVINLLKILCTNAAWQRRKLGKMLQDWHVTYVQLEMTLKGEFEEASKTSNNKQKICFKIYQHILAWVEEQTYWIAFRFLNLGFELELYSVHDYCMVYWYIYVVLIKLTEKKHLRMAMSSDSAKKKTKKKRDSFKDGEIDYQIPAAVMFLQSQIYLAEGLSMMFAALRNECRIVPLQSPFNTEHEIFIQQFELLQKACVPDHISYVSFKESTMHANFSTLAICDYFKEAQRIAKEVKSSFANDPDTMAELRRVEQVAERNSIALNVCQAGALDPKLKISFTFCHHPFYATAIVKRS; translated from the exons ATGGCCGAGGATGGCAGCCTCCCTCCACGCGCCTCCATTCCATCCGGCGATAACTCCGTTTGGGCCGATGTCTCCCCTCTCCTCCAAGCCGCCTGCCAAG ATCTTCAAGAGGGAGAGCTTATTCATGGAGACAACTTCAATCTTTTTGCCGCCATGTCTGCATTGGAG ATAATGGACCCGAAGATGGATTCTGGTATTGCTTGTACATACTACTCTCTCGATGAAGCCATTGAGAATGGTGTTGCTCCAATTCCTATTAGTGCTGATAAAACTACCGATGTTCGATGCATGATTGACATCATGGACCATCTACTAGCCTGTGAGGTATCTCTTTCCAAGGGGGCTGAAAAATTCCTCTCTTTCTCCAAAACATACTCAAACATCAGCATTGTGAGGCTGACAAAT GCAACATGGCACAAGGGTCATTCATTGGCACAAACTGTCTATTCTTGCCTCTATCTCCTACGACCTGAAAGGACATCGTCGCATGCCCTGTTGCATTCTTACTGTAAAGTCATACGTGCAACCTGCAAAGCAATCCTTTCAGTTGTCTCACAAGCTCGAACACATGAA GAAGAGGATCTATTTACCATGGCATATGGCCTTCCTTTGAGTGGAGATGGAGATGAAAAGTGTTTATCAATGCTAAATGCTGTCGAAGAAACAATATCTCGCCAATTGCGTGCTTGTAAGGTTTCATCGTCAAAAAGAAGAGTGTCAGAAG ATATTGAACCACTTCAAAATAATCCTGATCTGGAAGAAGGCTACTGCAAAGCGCTGTTGTGTCGATTACGTTTTCGTAAG CATTTTTACCATCTTTTGATGTCTATGAAACGACCCCAAGGAAGGGGTTTGGAGTTAGCAAGAAAACACATAGCTTCATGCATTTCAGAGATTGATTACATTCGAAAATGTTCGGAGTTTCTTAGAGCTAATGCACATGGAATTTCTGAGCAAAACTTAGACAATACAACTGCATCTGGTTGTCAACCAATTGGCTTTGATGCTAGTTTAAACTGTAGATTATCTGCCCCAACACCACCACGGTCAATCAAAATTCATTCTTGGGAAAAG GCCCTTGAATATTTCATGAAACTCCTTCAAGACCTAGACGTTGTATGTTCCTACTCATTGGACCCATCATTAGAAGCTGCTTTACTCTTTGTGGTTAAATTCCAGAAATCTCGACCTGATTTGGTTGCTAGAGCTCATCTTCAG CTTCTGCTGGTCCAGGATGGGAAACTCTATGGTCGGGATCCTATGTTTTCTATGATCACTGGAGCTGCTGGATTACCTGGAGTCACAGAGAATTATGACTTTcagaaaaatgaatttatgGTGCAACTAGGACAG TTGGTGATAAATTTACTCAAAATTCTTTGTACAAATGCTGCTTGGCAAAGGCGTAAGCTAGGGAAAATGTTACAAGACTGGCATGTCACCTATGTACAG CTAGAGATGACTCTTAAAGGAGAGTTTGAAGAAGCCTCAAAAACTTCAAACAATAAG CAGAAAATATGTTTCAAAATATACCAACATATTCTCGCATGGGTAGAAGAGCAAACTTATTGGATAGCGTTTCGATTTCTCAATTTGGGATTTGAATTGGAACTCTACTCTGTCCATGATTATTGCATGGTATACTGGtatatttatgttgtgttgATCAAGCTCACTGAGAAGAAACATCTCCGCATGGCAATGAGCAGTGACTCTG CtaagaaaaagacaaagaaaaaaagggatTCTTTCAAGGATGGGGAGATTGATTATCAGATCCCAGCAGCTGTTATGTTTCTTCAAAGCCAAATATATCTTGCTGAAGGACTAAGCATG atgttTGCTGCTTTGAGGAATGAGTGCAGAATAGTTCCACTGCAAAGCCCTTTCAATACAGAGCATGAG ATATTTATTCAGCAATTCGAGCTTTTACAGAAAGCTTGCGTTCCTGATCACATCTCATATGTGTCATTCAAGGAGTCCACTATGCATGCTAACTTCTCT ACCCTAGCTATCTGTGATTACTTCAAGGAAGCTCAGAGGATAGCAAAAGAGGTGAAAAGTAGTTTTGCCAATGACCCTGACACAATGGCCGAGCTGCGCAGAGTAGAGCAAGTAGCAGAACGCAACAGCATTGCCTTGAATGTTTGTCAGGCAGGAGCCCTTGATCCAAAGTTGAAGATTTCTTTTACATTCTGTCATCATCCTTTCTATGCTACTGCTATTGTGAAGAGATCCTGA
- the LOC114372858 gene encoding N-alpha-acetyltransferase 35, NatC auxiliary subunit-like isoform X3, which translates to MAEDGSLPPRASIPSGDNSVWADVSPLLQAACQDLQEGELIHGDNFNLFAAMSALEIMDPKMDSGIACTYYSLDEAIENGVAPIPISADKTTDVRCMIDIMDHLLACEVSLSKGAEKFLSFSKTYSNISIVRLTNATWHKGHSLAQTVYSCLYLLRPERTSSHALLHSYCKVIRATCKAILSVVSQARTHEEEDLFTMAYGLPLSGDGDEKCLSMLNAVEETISRQLRACKVSSSKRRVSEVVSYLVADIEPLQNNPDLEEGYCKALLCRLRFRKHFYHLLMSMKRPQGRGLELARKHIASCISEIDYIRKCSEFLRANAHGISEQNLDNTTASGCQPIGFDASLNCRLSAPTPPRSIKIHSWEKALEYFMKLLQDLDVVCSYSLDPSLEAALLFVVKFQKSRPDLVARAHLQDGKLYGRDPMFSMITGAAGLPGVTENYDFQKNEFMVQLGQLVINLLKILCTNAAWQRRKLGKMLQDWHVTYVQLEMTLKGEFEEASKTSNNKQKICFKIYQHILAWVEEQTYWIAFRFLNLGFELELYSVHDYCMVYWYIYVVLIKLTEKKHLRMAMSSDSAKKKTKKKRDSFKDGEIDYQIPAAVMFLQSQIYLAEGLSMMFAALRNECRIVPLQSPFNTEHEIFIQQFELLQKACVPDHISYVSFKESTMHANFSTLAICDYFKEAQRIAKEVKSSFANDPDTMAELRRVEQVAERNSIALNVCQAGALDPKLKISFTFCHHPFYATAIVKRS; encoded by the exons ATGGCCGAGGATGGCAGCCTCCCTCCACGCGCCTCCATTCCATCCGGCGATAACTCCGTTTGGGCCGATGTCTCCCCTCTCCTCCAAGCCGCCTGCCAAG ATCTTCAAGAGGGAGAGCTTATTCATGGAGACAACTTCAATCTTTTTGCCGCCATGTCTGCATTGGAG ATAATGGACCCGAAGATGGATTCTGGTATTGCTTGTACATACTACTCTCTCGATGAAGCCATTGAGAATGGTGTTGCTCCAATTCCTATTAGTGCTGATAAAACTACCGATGTTCGATGCATGATTGACATCATGGACCATCTACTAGCCTGTGAGGTATCTCTTTCCAAGGGGGCTGAAAAATTCCTCTCTTTCTCCAAAACATACTCAAACATCAGCATTGTGAGGCTGACAAAT GCAACATGGCACAAGGGTCATTCATTGGCACAAACTGTCTATTCTTGCCTCTATCTCCTACGACCTGAAAGGACATCGTCGCATGCCCTGTTGCATTCTTACTGTAAAGTCATACGTGCAACCTGCAAAGCAATCCTTTCAGTTGTCTCACAAGCTCGAACACATGAA GAAGAGGATCTATTTACCATGGCATATGGCCTTCCTTTGAGTGGAGATGGAGATGAAAAGTGTTTATCAATGCTAAATGCTGTCGAAGAAACAATATCTCGCCAATTGCGTGCTTGTAAGGTTTCATCGTCAAAAAGAAGAGTGTCAGAAG TTGTGAGCTATTTGGTTGCAGATATTGAACCACTTCAAAATAATCCTGATCTGGAAGAAGGCTACTGCAAAGCGCTGTTGTGTCGATTACGTTTTCGTAAG CATTTTTACCATCTTTTGATGTCTATGAAACGACCCCAAGGAAGGGGTTTGGAGTTAGCAAGAAAACACATAGCTTCATGCATTTCAGAGATTGATTACATTCGAAAATGTTCGGAGTTTCTTAGAGCTAATGCACATGGAATTTCTGAGCAAAACTTAGACAATACAACTGCATCTGGTTGTCAACCAATTGGCTTTGATGCTAGTTTAAACTGTAGATTATCTGCCCCAACACCACCACGGTCAATCAAAATTCATTCTTGGGAAAAG GCCCTTGAATATTTCATGAAACTCCTTCAAGACCTAGACGTTGTATGTTCCTACTCATTGGACCCATCATTAGAAGCTGCTTTACTCTTTGTGGTTAAATTCCAGAAATCTCGACCTGATTTGGTTGCTAGAGCTCATCTTCAG GATGGGAAACTCTATGGTCGGGATCCTATGTTTTCTATGATCACTGGAGCTGCTGGATTACCTGGAGTCACAGAGAATTATGACTTTcagaaaaatgaatttatgGTGCAACTAGGACAG TTGGTGATAAATTTACTCAAAATTCTTTGTACAAATGCTGCTTGGCAAAGGCGTAAGCTAGGGAAAATGTTACAAGACTGGCATGTCACCTATGTACAG CTAGAGATGACTCTTAAAGGAGAGTTTGAAGAAGCCTCAAAAACTTCAAACAATAAG CAGAAAATATGTTTCAAAATATACCAACATATTCTCGCATGGGTAGAAGAGCAAACTTATTGGATAGCGTTTCGATTTCTCAATTTGGGATTTGAATTGGAACTCTACTCTGTCCATGATTATTGCATGGTATACTGGtatatttatgttgtgttgATCAAGCTCACTGAGAAGAAACATCTCCGCATGGCAATGAGCAGTGACTCTG CtaagaaaaagacaaagaaaaaaagggatTCTTTCAAGGATGGGGAGATTGATTATCAGATCCCAGCAGCTGTTATGTTTCTTCAAAGCCAAATATATCTTGCTGAAGGACTAAGCATG atgttTGCTGCTTTGAGGAATGAGTGCAGAATAGTTCCACTGCAAAGCCCTTTCAATACAGAGCATGAG ATATTTATTCAGCAATTCGAGCTTTTACAGAAAGCTTGCGTTCCTGATCACATCTCATATGTGTCATTCAAGGAGTCCACTATGCATGCTAACTTCTCT ACCCTAGCTATCTGTGATTACTTCAAGGAAGCTCAGAGGATAGCAAAAGAGGTGAAAAGTAGTTTTGCCAATGACCCTGACACAATGGCCGAGCTGCGCAGAGTAGAGCAAGTAGCAGAACGCAACAGCATTGCCTTGAATGTTTGTCAGGCAGGAGCCCTTGATCCAAAGTTGAAGATTTCTTTTACATTCTGTCATCATCCTTTCTATGCTACTGCTATTGTGAAGAGATCCTGA
- the LOC114372858 gene encoding N-alpha-acetyltransferase 35, NatC auxiliary subunit-like isoform X5, with protein sequence MAEDGSLPPRASIPSGDNSVWADVSPLLQAACQDLQEGELIHGDNFNLFAAMSALEIMDPKMDSGIACTYYSLDEAIENGVAPIPISADKTTDVRCMIDIMDHLLACEATWHKGHSLAQTVYSCLYLLRPERTSSHALLHSYCKVIRATCKAILSVVSQARTHEEEDLFTMAYGLPLSGDGDEKCLSMLNAVEETISRQLRACKVSSSKRRVSEVVSYLVADIEPLQNNPDLEEGYCKALLCRLRFRKHFYHLLMSMKRPQGRGLELARKHIASCISEIDYIRKCSEFLRANAHGISEQNLDNTTASGCQPIGFDASLNCRLSAPTPPRSIKIHSWEKALEYFMKLLQDLDVVCSYSLDPSLEAALLFVVKFQKSRPDLVARAHLQLLLVQDGKLYGRDPMFSMITGAAGLPGVTENYDFQKNEFMVQLGQLVINLLKILCTNAAWQRRKLGKMLQDWHVTYVQLEMTLKGEFEEASKTSNNKQKICFKIYQHILAWVEEQTYWIAFRFLNLGFELELYSVHDYCMVYWYIYVVLIKLTEKKHLRMAMSSDSAKKKTKKKRDSFKDGEIDYQIPAAVMFLQSQIYLAEGLSMMFAALRNECRIVPLQSPFNTEHEIFIQQFELLQKACVPDHISYVSFKESTMHANFSTLAICDYFKEAQRIAKEVKSSFANDPDTMAELRRVEQVAERNSIALNVCQAGALDPKLKISFTFCHHPFYATAIVKRS encoded by the exons ATGGCCGAGGATGGCAGCCTCCCTCCACGCGCCTCCATTCCATCCGGCGATAACTCCGTTTGGGCCGATGTCTCCCCTCTCCTCCAAGCCGCCTGCCAAG ATCTTCAAGAGGGAGAGCTTATTCATGGAGACAACTTCAATCTTTTTGCCGCCATGTCTGCATTGGAG ATAATGGACCCGAAGATGGATTCTGGTATTGCTTGTACATACTACTCTCTCGATGAAGCCATTGAGAATGGTGTTGCTCCAATTCCTATTAGTGCTGATAAAACTACCGATGTTCGATGCATGATTGACATCATGGACCATCTACTAGCCTGTGAG GCAACATGGCACAAGGGTCATTCATTGGCACAAACTGTCTATTCTTGCCTCTATCTCCTACGACCTGAAAGGACATCGTCGCATGCCCTGTTGCATTCTTACTGTAAAGTCATACGTGCAACCTGCAAAGCAATCCTTTCAGTTGTCTCACAAGCTCGAACACATGAA GAAGAGGATCTATTTACCATGGCATATGGCCTTCCTTTGAGTGGAGATGGAGATGAAAAGTGTTTATCAATGCTAAATGCTGTCGAAGAAACAATATCTCGCCAATTGCGTGCTTGTAAGGTTTCATCGTCAAAAAGAAGAGTGTCAGAAG TTGTGAGCTATTTGGTTGCAGATATTGAACCACTTCAAAATAATCCTGATCTGGAAGAAGGCTACTGCAAAGCGCTGTTGTGTCGATTACGTTTTCGTAAG CATTTTTACCATCTTTTGATGTCTATGAAACGACCCCAAGGAAGGGGTTTGGAGTTAGCAAGAAAACACATAGCTTCATGCATTTCAGAGATTGATTACATTCGAAAATGTTCGGAGTTTCTTAGAGCTAATGCACATGGAATTTCTGAGCAAAACTTAGACAATACAACTGCATCTGGTTGTCAACCAATTGGCTTTGATGCTAGTTTAAACTGTAGATTATCTGCCCCAACACCACCACGGTCAATCAAAATTCATTCTTGGGAAAAG GCCCTTGAATATTTCATGAAACTCCTTCAAGACCTAGACGTTGTATGTTCCTACTCATTGGACCCATCATTAGAAGCTGCTTTACTCTTTGTGGTTAAATTCCAGAAATCTCGACCTGATTTGGTTGCTAGAGCTCATCTTCAG CTTCTGCTGGTCCAGGATGGGAAACTCTATGGTCGGGATCCTATGTTTTCTATGATCACTGGAGCTGCTGGATTACCTGGAGTCACAGAGAATTATGACTTTcagaaaaatgaatttatgGTGCAACTAGGACAG TTGGTGATAAATTTACTCAAAATTCTTTGTACAAATGCTGCTTGGCAAAGGCGTAAGCTAGGGAAAATGTTACAAGACTGGCATGTCACCTATGTACAG CTAGAGATGACTCTTAAAGGAGAGTTTGAAGAAGCCTCAAAAACTTCAAACAATAAG CAGAAAATATGTTTCAAAATATACCAACATATTCTCGCATGGGTAGAAGAGCAAACTTATTGGATAGCGTTTCGATTTCTCAATTTGGGATTTGAATTGGAACTCTACTCTGTCCATGATTATTGCATGGTATACTGGtatatttatgttgtgttgATCAAGCTCACTGAGAAGAAACATCTCCGCATGGCAATGAGCAGTGACTCTG CtaagaaaaagacaaagaaaaaaagggatTCTTTCAAGGATGGGGAGATTGATTATCAGATCCCAGCAGCTGTTATGTTTCTTCAAAGCCAAATATATCTTGCTGAAGGACTAAGCATG atgttTGCTGCTTTGAGGAATGAGTGCAGAATAGTTCCACTGCAAAGCCCTTTCAATACAGAGCATGAG ATATTTATTCAGCAATTCGAGCTTTTACAGAAAGCTTGCGTTCCTGATCACATCTCATATGTGTCATTCAAGGAGTCCACTATGCATGCTAACTTCTCT ACCCTAGCTATCTGTGATTACTTCAAGGAAGCTCAGAGGATAGCAAAAGAGGTGAAAAGTAGTTTTGCCAATGACCCTGACACAATGGCCGAGCTGCGCAGAGTAGAGCAAGTAGCAGAACGCAACAGCATTGCCTTGAATGTTTGTCAGGCAGGAGCCCTTGATCCAAAGTTGAAGATTTCTTTTACATTCTGTCATCATCCTTTCTATGCTACTGCTATTGTGAAGAGATCCTGA
- the LOC114372858 gene encoding N-alpha-acetyltransferase 35, NatC auxiliary subunit-like isoform X6: MAEDGSLPPRASIPSGDNSVWADVSPLLQAACQDLQEGELIHGDNFNLFAAMSALEIMDPKMDSGIACTYYSLDEAIENGVAPIPISADKTTDVRCMIDIMDHLLACEATWHKGHSLAQTVYSCLYLLRPERTSSHALLHSYCKVIRATCKAILSVVSQARTHEEEDLFTMAYGLPLSGDGDEKCLSMLNAVEETISRQLRACKVSSSKRRVSEDIEPLQNNPDLEEGYCKALLCRLRFRKHFYHLLMSMKRPQGRGLELARKHIASCISEIDYIRKCSEFLRANAHGISEQNLDNTTASGCQPIGFDASLNCRLSAPTPPRSIKIHSWEKALEYFMKLLQDLDVVCSYSLDPSLEAALLFVVKFQKSRPDLVARAHLQLLLVQDGKLYGRDPMFSMITGAAGLPGVTENYDFQKNEFMVQLGQLVINLLKILCTNAAWQRRKLGKMLQDWHVTYVQLEMTLKGEFEEASKTSNNKKICFKIYQHILAWVEEQTYWIAFRFLNLGFELELYSVHDYCMVYWYIYVVLIKLTEKKHLRMAMSSDSAKKKTKKKRDSFKDGEIDYQIPAAVMFLQSQIYLAEGLSMMFAALRNECRIVPLQSPFNTEHEIFIQQFELLQKACVPDHISYVSFKESTMHANFSTLAICDYFKEAQRIAKEVKSSFANDPDTMAELRRVEQVAERNSIALNVCQAGALDPKLKISFTFCHHPFYATAIVKRS, translated from the exons ATGGCCGAGGATGGCAGCCTCCCTCCACGCGCCTCCATTCCATCCGGCGATAACTCCGTTTGGGCCGATGTCTCCCCTCTCCTCCAAGCCGCCTGCCAAG ATCTTCAAGAGGGAGAGCTTATTCATGGAGACAACTTCAATCTTTTTGCCGCCATGTCTGCATTGGAG ATAATGGACCCGAAGATGGATTCTGGTATTGCTTGTACATACTACTCTCTCGATGAAGCCATTGAGAATGGTGTTGCTCCAATTCCTATTAGTGCTGATAAAACTACCGATGTTCGATGCATGATTGACATCATGGACCATCTACTAGCCTGTGAG GCAACATGGCACAAGGGTCATTCATTGGCACAAACTGTCTATTCTTGCCTCTATCTCCTACGACCTGAAAGGACATCGTCGCATGCCCTGTTGCATTCTTACTGTAAAGTCATACGTGCAACCTGCAAAGCAATCCTTTCAGTTGTCTCACAAGCTCGAACACATGAA GAAGAGGATCTATTTACCATGGCATATGGCCTTCCTTTGAGTGGAGATGGAGATGAAAAGTGTTTATCAATGCTAAATGCTGTCGAAGAAACAATATCTCGCCAATTGCGTGCTTGTAAGGTTTCATCGTCAAAAAGAAGAGTGTCAGAAG ATATTGAACCACTTCAAAATAATCCTGATCTGGAAGAAGGCTACTGCAAAGCGCTGTTGTGTCGATTACGTTTTCGTAAG CATTTTTACCATCTTTTGATGTCTATGAAACGACCCCAAGGAAGGGGTTTGGAGTTAGCAAGAAAACACATAGCTTCATGCATTTCAGAGATTGATTACATTCGAAAATGTTCGGAGTTTCTTAGAGCTAATGCACATGGAATTTCTGAGCAAAACTTAGACAATACAACTGCATCTGGTTGTCAACCAATTGGCTTTGATGCTAGTTTAAACTGTAGATTATCTGCCCCAACACCACCACGGTCAATCAAAATTCATTCTTGGGAAAAG GCCCTTGAATATTTCATGAAACTCCTTCAAGACCTAGACGTTGTATGTTCCTACTCATTGGACCCATCATTAGAAGCTGCTTTACTCTTTGTGGTTAAATTCCAGAAATCTCGACCTGATTTGGTTGCTAGAGCTCATCTTCAG CTTCTGCTGGTCCAGGATGGGAAACTCTATGGTCGGGATCCTATGTTTTCTATGATCACTGGAGCTGCTGGATTACCTGGAGTCACAGAGAATTATGACTTTcagaaaaatgaatttatgGTGCAACTAGGACAG TTGGTGATAAATTTACTCAAAATTCTTTGTACAAATGCTGCTTGGCAAAGGCGTAAGCTAGGGAAAATGTTACAAGACTGGCATGTCACCTATGTACAG CTAGAGATGACTCTTAAAGGAGAGTTTGAAGAAGCCTCAAAAACTTCAAACAATAAG AAAATATGTTTCAAAATATACCAACATATTCTCGCATGGGTAGAAGAGCAAACTTATTGGATAGCGTTTCGATTTCTCAATTTGGGATTTGAATTGGAACTCTACTCTGTCCATGATTATTGCATGGTATACTGGtatatttatgttgtgttgATCAAGCTCACTGAGAAGAAACATCTCCGCATGGCAATGAGCAGTGACTCTG CtaagaaaaagacaaagaaaaaaagggatTCTTTCAAGGATGGGGAGATTGATTATCAGATCCCAGCAGCTGTTATGTTTCTTCAAAGCCAAATATATCTTGCTGAAGGACTAAGCATG atgttTGCTGCTTTGAGGAATGAGTGCAGAATAGTTCCACTGCAAAGCCCTTTCAATACAGAGCATGAG ATATTTATTCAGCAATTCGAGCTTTTACAGAAAGCTTGCGTTCCTGATCACATCTCATATGTGTCATTCAAGGAGTCCACTATGCATGCTAACTTCTCT ACCCTAGCTATCTGTGATTACTTCAAGGAAGCTCAGAGGATAGCAAAAGAGGTGAAAAGTAGTTTTGCCAATGACCCTGACACAATGGCCGAGCTGCGCAGAGTAGAGCAAGTAGCAGAACGCAACAGCATTGCCTTGAATGTTTGTCAGGCAGGAGCCCTTGATCCAAAGTTGAAGATTTCTTTTACATTCTGTCATCATCCTTTCTATGCTACTGCTATTGTGAAGAGATCCTGA